In one Mucilaginibacter sp. PAMB04168 genomic region, the following are encoded:
- a CDS encoding DUF892 family protein gives MELNLANSTSPEMLKLHFVHHLNRVYFGKKYLQEHVPNLIGISSLRKLQLAIHETWEDICNQVKRLQEIYVLIDEQPANENCVPIIAVFKDAFEPQDYGADTNLINDVDIILYLQLLEHINLTSYRLLKVLAAALNYKEAEQLLLESFDEAIDNDKLFAMIADEYVRR, from the coding sequence ATGGAACTCAACCTCGCCAACTCAACAAGCCCCGAGATGCTCAAACTGCACTTTGTGCATCACTTAAACAGAGTTTATTTCGGCAAAAAATACCTACAGGAACATGTTCCTAATCTAATCGGTATATCCTCTCTTCGTAAGCTACAATTAGCTATACATGAGACTTGGGAAGATATTTGCAACCAAGTGAAGCGGCTGCAAGAAATATATGTGCTTATTGATGAACAGCCTGCTAACGAAAATTGCGTTCCTATAATTGCTGTATTTAAAGATGCTTTTGAACCACAGGATTATGGTGCTGATACCAACCTGATCAATGATGTGGATATTATACTCTATTTGCAGCTTTTAGAGCATATTAATTTAACCTCATACAGGCTGTTAAAAGTATTGGCCGCCGCACTAAATTATAAAGAAGCGGAACAACTACTGCTTGAAAGCTTTGATGAAGCGATAGATAACGACAAACTATTTGCGATGATTGCGGACGAATATGTTAGACGTTAA
- a CDS encoding YtxH domain-containing protein: MKDQTKIIAALLVGAAAGAAIGLLLAPESGSELREDIADYVNDLVEKTKDKAKITGDDLKEYGNTLVDKAKSKFNGVLGNLSDYKDEAEAKFDDAKSYASDSVDRAKSAFKGEADDLNTSVQNA; this comes from the coding sequence ATGAAAGATCAAACTAAAATTATTGCAGCACTTTTAGTAGGTGCTGCAGCTGGTGCAGCAATAGGTTTACTGTTAGCGCCTGAGAGTGGCTCAGAGTTGCGCGAAGACATTGCCGATTACGTAAATGACTTAGTTGAAAAAACTAAAGACAAAGCCAAAATTACCGGTGATGACCTAAAAGAATATGGCAATACACTGGTTGATAAAGCAAAGTCAAAATTTAACGGCGTATTGGGTAACTTATCAGACTACAAAGACGAGGCTGAAGCTAAGTTTGATGATGCAAAATCATATGCAAGTGATTCTGTTGACAGAGCCAAATCAGCCTTCAAAGGTGAAGCTGACGATCTGAACACTTCAGTTCAAAACGCATAA
- a CDS encoding PAS domain S-box protein — MLSETEETGFSAGSFYQSDNQLRQAFMQAPGALAILRGPESLCEFNNLLFQKICGGRDLLNKPLRQAWHDPEGGEWFRMLEEVYKTGETAHTYEYAVTADWDSDGNLSERFFDFACSPHRSAGNDIDGLILFGHDVTVKVQARQQFAEQQLLFKDITDAAATALWTVDTKGDIIFVNQTWIDWTGEPYDVHLGRGWIEFVVPQDREQVINNFRRDVNLKSQYQVDFRVLRKDGCTQWVAATGKPRYLSNGEFAGYVGSCMDITERKKSEQMLRDSEERFRNIADSAPVLIWMTGVDKRTTFLNKNWTQFANVAELLSDNGHLQSSLMHPNDKEMVITSYNQAFDNREEFYLEYRMKSGEDFRWIGMKGVPRINAGVFEGYIGSGMDITDMKEHEQVKNDFIGMASHELKTPITSIKAYIQLLLSIYKDRSEDEFLLKSLNTVNKQINKLTRLITDLLDVSKMESGRLSLNCEPFVLNDVLNETIEEVQHTATHHDIVFTPAPSYTVNADRDRIAQVVTNFLTNAIKYSPESDRIDVKVSATEHEVKIAVQDYGIGINPEEQAKIFNRFYRVEGKNEQTFSGFGIGLYVAAEIIKRHSGHVWVQSEKSNGSAFYFSLPLYRYEA, encoded by the coding sequence ATGCTATCCGAAACAGAAGAGACCGGTTTTTCTGCCGGCAGCTTTTATCAGTCAGATAACCAACTCAGGCAAGCATTTATGCAGGCTCCTGGTGCGCTAGCTATTTTGCGCGGACCTGAGAGTTTATGTGAATTTAACAACCTTTTGTTTCAGAAGATATGTGGAGGCAGAGACCTGTTAAACAAACCCTTACGGCAGGCATGGCATGACCCGGAAGGGGGCGAATGGTTCCGGATGTTAGAAGAGGTGTATAAAACCGGCGAAACCGCTCATACATATGAGTATGCGGTAACAGCAGACTGGGACAGTGATGGTAATTTATCTGAACGCTTCTTCGACTTTGCATGCTCTCCTCATAGAAGTGCCGGAAATGATATTGACGGATTAATCTTATTTGGGCATGATGTTACCGTTAAGGTACAAGCACGGCAGCAATTTGCAGAACAACAACTACTATTCAAAGATATAACTGATGCAGCCGCAACAGCGTTGTGGACTGTTGACACCAAAGGCGATATAATTTTTGTAAACCAAACCTGGATTGACTGGACCGGCGAACCGTACGATGTTCACCTGGGCCGCGGCTGGATTGAGTTTGTAGTACCGCAAGACCGTGAGCAGGTCATCAATAATTTTAGGCGGGATGTTAACCTTAAAAGCCAGTATCAGGTTGATTTTAGGGTTTTAAGAAAGGATGGATGTACCCAGTGGGTAGCGGCAACAGGAAAACCGCGTTATTTATCAAATGGTGAATTTGCAGGTTATGTAGGCTCATGTATGGATATCACGGAGCGTAAAAAATCTGAGCAAATGCTTAGAGACAGCGAGGAGCGTTTCAGAAACATTGCCGACTCTGCTCCGGTACTCATCTGGATGACGGGTGTTGATAAACGTACTACTTTTTTGAATAAGAACTGGACGCAATTTGCCAACGTGGCCGAGTTGCTGTCAGATAATGGGCATCTGCAGAGCAGCCTTATGCATCCTAACGATAAGGAAATGGTTATAACCAGCTACAACCAGGCGTTTGATAACCGCGAAGAATTTTACCTGGAGTACCGGATGAAGAGTGGCGAAGACTTCAGGTGGATTGGTATGAAGGGAGTTCCGCGGATCAATGCTGGTGTGTTTGAAGGCTATATAGGCTCGGGTATGGATATTACCGACATGAAAGAACATGAGCAAGTTAAAAACGATTTTATCGGCATGGCCAGTCACGAGCTAAAAACACCAATTACATCAATAAAGGCGTATATACAACTGTTACTTTCCATTTATAAAGATCGTAGTGAGGATGAATTTCTGTTGAAATCCTTAAACACCGTTAATAAGCAAATTAATAAGCTAACACGTTTAATTACCGATTTACTTGACGTGTCGAAAATGGAAAGCGGCAGGCTAAGCCTTAATTGCGAGCCGTTTGTGTTAAATGATGTTTTAAACGAAACGATAGAGGAAGTGCAGCATACAGCCACACACCATGACATCGTTTTTACGCCAGCGCCATCTTATACCGTTAACGCCGACCGCGACCGTATTGCCCAGGTAGTGACCAATTTTTTGACTAATGCCATCAAATACTCGCCCGAAAGTGACCGTATAGATGTTAAAGTAAGCGCTACTGAGCATGAAGTAAAGATTGCGGTTCAGGATTATGGCATAGGGATTAATCCGGAGGAGCAAGCAAAAATATTTAACCGGTTTTACCGGGTTGAAGGGAAAAATGAGCAAACGTTCTCTGGCTTTGGAATTGGCCTGTATGTAGCTGCCGAAATCATTAAAAGGCACAGCGGGCATGTTTGGGTTCAAAGTGAAAAAAGCAATGGCTCTGCCTTCTACTTTTCGTTACCGTTGTACAGATATGAGGCTTAG
- a CDS encoding ATP-binding protein, whose product MTNYQVDLTNCDREPIHIPGKVQAHGFLVAVDSSFAINYVSENISKFLATDANSLLGKKIADLERLLLSQEDAGFITQLLLLGKHTKSFETINPYRLSISNESFNLILSQAGTNYLLEFEPDSTATEFDIQKTIGRSVSEMLTGKSLKHLLDNAAEQIKNLIGYDRVMIYKFLDDGHGEVIAEVKEEHLEPFIGLHYPATDIPKQARELYKVNLTRIITDVNAEASAILTLATEGETLALNLTHSALRAVSPIHIQYLKNMGVASSFSISLLYQDELWGLIACHNYTPRFINFKAREASKLIGQIISSALEYKQDEENSSKNNQYKAAYDELTGILRKGGNVADAITKHTTSILDVTDASGAVLAFEDQLIMLGVTPSTEQMTPLVDWLKTNMEDRIYHTHKLPDVYQPAKAFSTVASGALACTLSKELGEMIVWLKPEQISTVNWAGNPNKPVEINEDGLMSLSPRRSFDVWEETVKHTSQRWSKAEISNVLKLRDEVVFAINRQANEIRILNEKLKQAYEELDTFSFTISHDLRTPLSTIKNYSELLLESNSSLDEDAKRILNKVIGGADKLNFLIKEVLNYSRVGRAELQNTDLEMASIINDLKNDLVVAFNTHNLVFEVGNTPSVYGDRTMVTQVFANLLNNAIKYSSRSAPPHVKVEGKETQTEVIYSITDNGVGIDINYYNRIFDLFKRMDNVRNYEGTGVGLAIVKRIIEKHNARIWMESELGVGTVFYIAFRKNL is encoded by the coding sequence ATGACTAACTACCAGGTAGATTTAACCAATTGCGATAGAGAGCCCATTCACATTCCGGGCAAAGTACAGGCACATGGCTTTTTAGTAGCTGTTGACAGCAGCTTTGCTATTAACTACGTCAGTGAAAATATTTCAAAGTTTTTAGCAACAGATGCGAACAGCCTGTTAGGGAAAAAAATCGCTGATCTTGAAAGGCTGTTATTAAGCCAGGAAGACGCAGGATTTATAACTCAACTGCTGCTGCTGGGCAAGCATACTAAGTCTTTTGAAACCATTAATCCTTACCGGCTCAGCATAAGCAACGAGAGCTTTAATCTCATCTTATCGCAAGCTGGCACTAATTATTTGCTCGAGTTTGAGCCTGACAGTACCGCTACTGAGTTTGATATTCAAAAGACTATAGGTAGATCGGTTTCAGAAATGCTGACCGGCAAAAGCTTAAAACATTTACTTGATAACGCGGCCGAGCAAATTAAAAATCTGATTGGCTATGACAGGGTGATGATTTATAAGTTTTTAGATGATGGACATGGCGAGGTAATTGCAGAAGTGAAAGAGGAGCACCTTGAACCATTCATAGGTTTGCACTACCCTGCAACCGATATTCCTAAGCAAGCACGCGAACTTTATAAAGTAAATTTAACCCGTATCATTACGGATGTAAATGCTGAAGCTTCTGCAATTTTAACCCTTGCAACCGAGGGCGAAACATTAGCCTTAAACCTTACGCATTCGGCCCTGCGTGCGGTTTCGCCTATACATATTCAGTACCTCAAAAATATGGGTGTGGCATCAAGCTTTAGCATTTCATTACTTTACCAGGATGAACTGTGGGGTTTAATTGCCTGCCATAATTATACACCGCGTTTCATCAATTTCAAAGCACGTGAAGCATCCAAGTTAATCGGGCAGATAATTTCATCGGCGCTTGAATATAAACAAGACGAAGAGAACAGCAGTAAAAATAACCAGTATAAAGCTGCGTACGATGAACTTACGGGCATATTGCGCAAAGGCGGCAATGTTGCCGATGCCATAACCAAGCATACCACCAGTATTTTAGATGTAACTGATGCCAGCGGCGCCGTACTGGCATTCGAAGATCAGTTGATTATGCTTGGCGTAACTCCAAGCACCGAACAAATGACACCATTGGTAGATTGGCTTAAAACCAATATGGAAGACCGCATATACCATACGCATAAATTACCTGACGTTTACCAACCAGCCAAGGCTTTTAGCACGGTTGCCAGCGGTGCACTAGCGTGCACGCTTTCTAAAGAATTAGGTGAAATGATTGTATGGCTAAAGCCCGAACAGATATCTACTGTTAACTGGGCTGGTAATCCCAACAAACCTGTTGAAATTAATGAGGATGGTTTGATGAGCTTGTCACCAAGGCGATCATTTGACGTGTGGGAAGAAACAGTTAAACACACCTCACAACGATGGAGCAAGGCGGAAATTAGCAATGTACTTAAGCTACGTGATGAGGTGGTTTTTGCCATAAACCGCCAGGCAAACGAGATTAGGATACTTAATGAGAAACTGAAACAGGCGTATGAGGAATTGGATACTTTCAGTTTTACAATTTCCCATGACTTGCGTACGCCTTTATCAACTATAAAAAACTATTCGGAACTGTTGTTGGAATCGAACTCCAGTTTAGATGAAGATGCTAAACGCATTCTGAACAAAGTAATTGGCGGTGCCGACAAACTCAATTTCCTTATTAAAGAAGTGTTAAATTACTCGCGCGTTGGCCGTGCAGAGTTACAGAATACTGACTTGGAAATGGCGAGTATCATCAATGATTTAAAAAATGATTTAGTTGTAGCATTTAATACCCACAATTTAGTTTTTGAGGTTGGAAACACACCGTCTGTCTATGGCGATAGAACCATGGTTACGCAAGTTTTCGCAAATTTATTAAATAACGCCATTAAATATTCCAGCCGTTCGGCCCCTCCACACGTAAAGGTTGAAGGAAAAGAAACCCAGACGGAAGTGATATACTCGATCACTGACAACGGCGTTGGAATTGATATAAATTACTATAACCGTATCTTTGATCTGTTTAAGCGCATGGACAATGTGCGAAACTACGAGGGTACAGGCGTAGGCTTAGCCATTGTTAAACGTATAATTGAAAAACATAACGCCCGTATTTGGATGGAGAGTGAGCTGGGTGTTGGCACGGTATTTTATATAGCATTTAGAAAAAACCTATAA
- a CDS encoding response regulator → MGAPDILYIEDNEDFIDVVERALSQIDQQTVMHTIEDGALALSTLDKLVEDKAPPRLILIDLNLPGLSGLELLRKIRESTALRYVPTIMFSTSDNPKDIRASLDFGANAYVTKPLGYNNLIKCLGAMHQFWIKTNCVA, encoded by the coding sequence ATGGGAGCACCTGACATTTTATATATCGAAGACAATGAAGATTTTATCGACGTTGTTGAGCGTGCTTTGAGTCAAATAGATCAACAAACCGTTATGCACACCATCGAGGATGGCGCTCTTGCCTTGTCTACACTTGATAAATTAGTGGAGGATAAAGCCCCGCCCCGATTGATACTGATTGATTTGAATTTGCCTGGTCTCTCTGGCCTGGAGTTACTCCGAAAAATCAGGGAAAGTACGGCCTTACGCTACGTACCTACCATCATGTTTTCAACGTCCGACAATCCGAAAGATATTAGGGCATCGCTGGATTTTGGGGCAAACGCCTATGTAACCAAGCCGCTTGGATACAACAACCTGATTAAGTGCCTGGGCGCCATGCACCAATTTTGGATTAAAACCAATTGTGTTGCTTAA
- a CDS encoding AraC family transcriptional regulator yields MPIPAKLLTRKDEITKDFLQLFEEHISALMSGQVQERYSASKFASLLFIAPGHLTNTIKLTTGKSPCDFMEERLLLEAQKMLQETNLSVAEIGYKFAYNDPTNFTKFFKGMAGITPLQYRKKVRLTA; encoded by the coding sequence GTGCCTATCCCTGCTAAATTACTTACTCGGAAAGATGAAATCACCAAGGATTTCCTGCAGTTGTTTGAGGAGCATATTAGCGCCCTAATGAGTGGCCAGGTTCAGGAGCGCTATTCGGCAAGCAAATTTGCCAGCCTGCTATTTATTGCTCCGGGCCACCTTACTAATACAATCAAACTCACTACCGGCAAATCCCCTTGCGATTTTATGGAAGAGCGCTTGCTGCTGGAAGCGCAGAAAATGTTGCAGGAAACCAACTTATCTGTTGCAGAGATAGGCTATAAGTTTGCTTATAACGACCCGACTAATTTTACCAAATTTTTTAAAGGTATGGCTGGCATTACGCCTTTACAATACCGCAAGAAAGTAAGATTAACTGCCTGA
- a CDS encoding SDR family oxidoreductase, translating into MINTNKIALVTGGSRGLGKNMALSLAQKGLDIILTYNSKQEEALDTVKEIELLGRKAIALQLNVADVKSFDSFFAEVGSALQQTFATDSFNYLVNNAGIGIHVPFAETTEEQFDTLLNIQFKGVFFLTQKALGLLANGGGIVNISTGLARFTLPGYAAYAAMKGAIETLTKYQAKELGSRGIRVNAVAPGAIETDFGGGVVRDNDQLNNFIASQTALGRVGKADDIGSVVAFLCSDDAKWVNAQRLEASGGMFL; encoded by the coding sequence ATGATAAACACCAATAAAATAGCCTTGGTTACCGGTGGTAGCCGTGGCCTGGGCAAAAACATGGCACTAAGCCTTGCACAAAAAGGGTTAGATATTATTCTTACCTATAACAGTAAACAAGAGGAAGCGCTGGATACAGTAAAAGAGATTGAGTTACTTGGACGAAAAGCAATAGCGCTACAGCTCAATGTTGCTGATGTAAAAAGCTTCGATTCATTTTTTGCTGAGGTTGGCAGCGCCTTGCAGCAAACCTTTGCTACCGACAGTTTTAATTACCTTGTCAACAATGCAGGTATAGGCATACATGTACCATTTGCCGAAACTACTGAAGAGCAATTTGACACCCTGCTTAATATTCAGTTTAAAGGAGTTTTCTTTCTTACTCAAAAAGCATTAGGGTTGTTGGCCAACGGTGGTGGCATTGTAAATATTTCAACCGGTTTAGCGCGTTTTACTTTACCTGGTTACGCGGCTTACGCAGCCATGAAGGGTGCTATAGAAACGCTTACCAAGTACCAGGCTAAAGAATTAGGCAGCCGAGGCATTAGGGTGAACGCGGTGGCTCCGGGTGCTATAGAAACCGACTTTGGAGGTGGTGTTGTACGCGACAATGATCAGCTCAATAATTTCATTGCTTCGCAAACAGCTTTAGGCCGTGTAGGTAAAGCTGATGACATTGGCAGCGTAGTTGCCTTTTTATGCAGTGATGATGCCAAATGGGTAAACGCCCAGCGCCTCGAAGCATCAGGCGGTATGTTTTTATAA
- a CDS encoding metallophosphatase, translating into MDELQNYNRRKFLKTTSLLGASAALSAYSFDALAAGDLQHLTILHTNDVHSRIEPFPMDGSRNQGLGGAARRAALIKKIRAEHENVLLLDAGDIFQGTPYFNLFGGELELKLMSDMGYDAATMGNHDFDNGIDGFYKQLPNANFPILMSNYDFSNTVMHQSTKPYKIFNKKGLKIGVFGLGIELAGLVDPRNYKETVYLDPIKKGNEMASLLKKDLKCDLVVCLSHLGYQYKENKVSDQVLAKSTRNIDLIIGGHTHTFLDQPEDVQNLDGHITTINQVGWAGINLGRIDYYFEKRSGKKSKAAFQYSISNTI; encoded by the coding sequence ATGGACGAGTTACAAAATTATAATCGCCGAAAGTTTCTTAAAACCACAAGCTTGTTAGGGGCTTCTGCCGCCTTGAGCGCATACTCGTTTGATGCCTTGGCCGCCGGCGACTTGCAGCATCTTACTATATTACACACCAACGATGTGCATAGTCGTATTGAGCCTTTCCCAATGGATGGATCCCGTAACCAGGGCTTAGGTGGTGCAGCCCGGCGGGCTGCACTGATTAAAAAGATCAGAGCAGAGCATGAAAACGTATTGTTGCTTGATGCAGGCGATATTTTTCAAGGCACGCCATATTTTAATTTATTTGGCGGTGAGCTGGAGCTAAAGCTTATGAGCGATATGGGTTATGATGCAGCCACTATGGGTAACCATGATTTTGATAACGGCATAGACGGGTTTTACAAGCAATTGCCTAATGCTAACTTCCCGATACTGATGAGTAACTACGATTTCAGCAATACTGTTATGCACCAATCAACTAAGCCCTATAAAATATTTAATAAAAAAGGTTTAAAAATTGGGGTGTTTGGTTTAGGTATTGAATTGGCCGGATTGGTTGACCCGCGAAACTATAAAGAAACAGTTTATCTGGACCCAATCAAAAAAGGAAATGAGATGGCCTCACTGTTGAAAAAGGATTTAAAATGCGACCTGGTTGTCTGTTTATCGCATTTAGGTTATCAATATAAAGAGAATAAAGTTTCTGATCAGGTGTTGGCCAAAAGCACCCGCAATATCGATTTAATTATAGGTGGGCATACGCATACATTTTTAGACCAGCCCGAAGATGTACAAAACCTTGATGGCCATATCACTACTATTAACCAAGTAGGCTGGGCCGGCATAAACCTGGGCCGAATTGATTACTACTTCGAGAAACGTTCGGGTAAGAAATCTAAAGCAGCGTTTCAGTATAGTATATCAAATACAATATAA
- a CDS encoding 5'-nucleotidase, giving the protein MNRVIGQSAQALTKSDDPETLLGNFYADAVLAEAKKIEPNIDFAVPTTKGGLRNDLAQGNINLSTMFEMMPFENELVTLKLKGTDVEALLNFIAVTNGQPVSAIRLKIKDKQPVNVLVKGQPFDRMKTYIVLTSDYLANGGDNIAGFSTPLERKVLGLRVRDALINYVKLQTAAGKTVNAQLDGRVTKL; this is encoded by the coding sequence ATGAATCGTGTAATAGGTCAAAGTGCACAGGCGCTTACTAAAAGCGATGACCCCGAAACTTTGTTGGGTAATTTCTATGCTGATGCTGTATTAGCAGAGGCTAAAAAGATTGAGCCGAATATTGATTTTGCCGTTCCGACTACAAAAGGAGGGCTGCGCAACGATTTAGCCCAGGGCAATATCAACTTGAGTACCATGTTCGAGATGATGCCGTTTGAAAACGAATTGGTTACGTTGAAATTAAAAGGGACTGATGTAGAAGCACTGCTTAATTTTATCGCTGTAACTAATGGACAGCCGGTTAGTGCTATAAGGCTTAAGATAAAAGATAAACAGCCCGTTAATGTGCTGGTTAAAGGCCAGCCATTCGACCGTATGAAAACATACATTGTGCTAACCTCGGATTACTTAGCTAATGGTGGTGATAACATTGCTGGATTTAGTACCCCACTGGAAAGAAAGGTACTCGGCTTACGTGTACGGGATGCTTTAATTAATTATGTAAAACTGCAAACTGCAGCAGGCAAAACTGTTAACGCTCAATTAGATGGACGAGTTACAAAATTATAA